The Brenneria rubrifaciens genome has a window encoding:
- a CDS encoding DUF2732 family protein — translation MKNAEIKQMQIAGSDALVELLKKEKQGERQDQHLAFSLRLAALSIHAQKNEFSAPEIIEILRKESERFENSAQEITL, via the coding sequence ATGAAAAATGCAGAAATTAAACAGATGCAAATCGCTGGCAGTGACGCGCTTGTTGAACTGCTGAAAAAAGAAAAACAGGGAGAACGTCAAGATCAGCATTTGGCCTTTTCGCTGCGCCTTGCTGCGCTGTCGATCCATGCTCAGAAAAATGAATTTTCTGCCCCTGAAATCATAGAAATACTGCGTAAAGAGTCGGAACGGTTTGAAAACTCAGCACAGGAAATAACGCTATGA
- a CDS encoding DUF5347 family protein, translating to MANTEAARAVPLSIAARTDGLNHIAMLRGKHFKTNSEKDMCRFIDDMRDKIDDDYHKNMRVLSAIFELADIEIERHHLKFNELTTDEKERLIKAMNKLKAVVSLFPRHLIL from the coding sequence ATGGCTAACACCGAAGCCGCCCGCGCCGTTCCGCTGAGTATCGCCGCCAGAACTGACGGGCTGAACCATATAGCAATGCTGAGAGGTAAACACTTCAAGACAAATAGCGAAAAAGACATGTGCCGATTTATTGACGATATGCGGGATAAAATAGACGACGATTATCACAAAAATATGCGTGTGCTATCAGCGATATTTGAATTAGCGGATATAGAGATAGAAAGGCATCACTTGAAATTTAATGAACTGACAACTGACGAGAAAGAAAGGCTGATTAAAGCAATGAATAAACTTAAGGCAGTTGTGAGTTTATTTCCCAGACATTTAATTCTTTAA
- a CDS encoding phage filamentation protein Fil family protein, with protein MISIARLLISQSPAPQPENKGWLELPNGRRVQPTPTQAYFAPSSKKPYVPTPKRRRWFAWLLGITA; from the coding sequence ATGATTAGCATCGCGCGTTTATTAATATCTCAATCACCCGCCCCACAGCCTGAAAATAAAGGCTGGTTGGAATTGCCGAACGGCCGGCGTGTTCAACCAACACCCACGCAAGCCTACTTTGCACCGTCGAGTAAAAAACCTTACGTGCCAACACCGAAGCGCCGCCGCTGGTTTGCGTGGTTGCTAGGTATTACGGCGTAA
- a CDS encoding DUF4761 domain-containing protein: MVIVAGAVINKRGAVNLVQLNSKTSLYRGFTILKLPRKKPYNRQRYQITRECNYFGLDFALAEACKTIDKLCGVKND; encoded by the coding sequence ATGGTTATTGTGGCTGGGGCTGTAATAAATAAGAGAGGCGCCGTGAATCTGGTTCAGCTAAATAGCAAAACGTCGCTATATCGTGGTTTCACTATTTTAAAGTTGCCACGTAAAAAACCATATAACCGTCAGCGTTATCAAATCACGCGAGAATGCAATTATTTCGGGTTGGACTTTGCGTTGGCAGAAGCATGTAAAACTATAGATAAATTATGTGGGGTTAAAAATGATTAG
- a CDS encoding Cox family DNA-binding protein: MSDGVYEIRHPVDAVPYQKFAEMIGKSEAAVKGMVDNGKLPLIPWVNPENPSPRRGENWVYIPEFNRAMRDAFMNRPKEQRDAWLLWLGL, translated from the coding sequence ATGAGCGACGGTGTTTATGAGATTCGCCACCCGGTTGATGCGGTGCCGTATCAGAAGTTTGCAGAAATGATCGGGAAGTCGGAAGCGGCAGTAAAGGGCATGGTTGATAACGGCAAGTTGCCGCTGATTCCGTGGGTTAACCCAGAAAACCCAAGCCCGCGCCGCGGGGAAAATTGGGTATATATCCCAGAGTTTAATCGCGCTATGCGTGATGCCTTCATGAATCGGCCGAAAGAACAGCGCGACGCATGGTTATTGTGGCTGGGGCTGTAA
- a CDS encoding ECs1072 family phage-associated protein, with protein MELNISSCHRVFDKIVTRVDNSLNIKDSCMSEAKNYITHRALIIFKLDVLLIEHREKFDNERLVLFGKNALYHYLFTKKGIPLETAKNMGLHDSLIVLWDDITAYNLPTDVDEFIRKNFYYANNPDSQSVPDEKRYFQDSEWDPEFTERWLS; from the coding sequence ATGGAATTGAATATTTCTTCCTGTCACCGCGTGTTTGATAAAATCGTCACGCGCGTTGATAACTCTTTAAATATCAAAGATAGCTGTATGAGTGAGGCAAAAAACTACATAACCCATAGAGCGCTAATTATTTTCAAACTTGACGTTCTCCTTATTGAACACAGAGAAAAATTCGATAATGAACGACTCGTTTTATTTGGAAAAAACGCGCTTTATCATTACCTTTTCACTAAAAAGGGTATTCCATTAGAAACAGCGAAGAACATGGGGCTTCATGATTCTTTAATTGTTCTATGGGATGATATTACGGCATACAATTTACCCACGGACGTTGATGAATTTATCCGAAAAAATTTCTATTATGCTAACAACCCTGATTCTCAATCTGTTCCGGATGAAAAGCGTTATTTTCAGGACTCTGAATGGGATCCTGAATTTACCGAAAGATGGCTGAGTTAA
- a CDS encoding helix-turn-helix domain-containing protein — protein sequence MKISQKLRAIRKAEGLTQAKFCEISGIALGTVKNYEGGHQEPGIQVVLQVTNTKLFEKYTLWLMTDKTAPEAGQIAPALAHIGPEETISPRSGQKAG from the coding sequence ATGAAAATTTCACAAAAACTAAGGGCGATCAGGAAAGCTGAGGGTCTGACTCAGGCTAAATTCTGTGAAATCAGCGGAATAGCATTGGGAACAGTAAAAAATTATGAAGGAGGGCACCAAGAGCCGGGGATCCAAGTAGTGCTACAAGTGACCAACACCAAACTATTCGAGAAGTACACCCTCTGGCTAATGACGGATAAGACAGCGCCAGAGGCTGGTCAAATTGCACCGGCCCTCGCACACATTGGGCCAGAAGAAACAATCTCACCGCGCTCAGGCCAAAAAGCTGGATAA
- a CDS encoding phage integrase, whose product MAIKKLDDGRYEVDIRPIGMQGKRTRRKFEKKTEAIAFERYTLSRADKKQWQHGYGVERRQLSELVELWWLYHGQTLKNGMIEKRHLKRTTGQMGDPEICRINKRAILEFRTLRLTGGINPSTINRDMYRLSGMFSALIKLEVYAGDNPLKGLPPLTEKPASVTFLTEAEIARLLAVLEDDSYRLAVLCLSTGARWGEASALRADQVINCRVTFTETKNGKNRTIPISEEVERAIKTRETGRLFKVDYSAFCEQIRAVKPDIPKGQASHILRHTFASHFVMNGGSLVALQQILGHASIQQTMTYAHLAPDYLENAITLNPLRGKISVYQ is encoded by the coding sequence ATGGCAATTAAGAAGCTCGATGATGGTCGATATGAAGTGGACATACGCCCGATCGGAATGCAAGGAAAACGCACCCGGCGGAAATTTGAGAAAAAGACAGAGGCGATAGCCTTTGAGCGCTATACGCTATCCAGAGCAGACAAAAAGCAATGGCAGCACGGCTATGGCGTTGAGCGTCGCCAGCTCAGCGAGCTGGTCGAATTATGGTGGCTTTATCACGGCCAGACGTTGAAAAATGGCATGATTGAAAAGCGACACCTGAAGCGCACAACCGGACAGATGGGCGACCCGGAGATCTGCCGGATAAATAAACGCGCGATACTGGAATTTCGTACACTGCGGCTTACTGGCGGCATTAACCCGTCAACTATTAACCGCGACATGTACCGGCTTTCCGGCATGTTTTCAGCGTTGATTAAGCTGGAAGTCTACGCGGGTGATAATCCACTAAAAGGCTTGCCGCCGCTAACCGAAAAACCGGCATCGGTCACATTCCTGACGGAAGCGGAGATCGCGCGGTTGCTGGCCGTGCTGGAAGACGACTCGTACAGGCTGGCGGTGTTATGCCTGAGCACCGGGGCAAGATGGGGAGAGGCCAGCGCATTGCGCGCCGATCAGGTGATAAACTGCCGGGTTACGTTTACGGAAACAAAGAACGGCAAAAATAGAACCATCCCCATTTCGGAAGAAGTGGAACGGGCTATCAAAACCCGCGAAACCGGCAGGCTGTTTAAGGTGGACTATTCGGCGTTCTGCGAACAAATCAGAGCGGTGAAACCGGATATACCGAAAGGCCAGGCATCACACATATTGCGGCATACGTTCGCCAGTCATTTTGTGATGAATGGAGGAAGCCTGGTTGCGCTACAGCAGATTTTAGGTCATGCCAGCATCCAGCAGACCATGACTTACGCGCACCTGGCACCGGACTATCTGGAAAACGCTATTACGCTCAACCCGTTGCGGGGGAAAATATCCGTTTATCAGTGA
- the cpxP gene encoding cell-envelope stress modulator CpxP, whose product MQQVTTLSLASLLMLSAFTAFAAELGSASVNNWHQDDPSMRRIHDQQAMFDGVKLTEQQRQQMRDLMYQGRQEIPAFNVKDVETMHNLVTNSTFDEAAVRQQITKMMEVQIERQVQMTRVRNQMYNLLTPEQKSILEQKHQQRMQQMERQISMLNQMPMPSSGTTVNPE is encoded by the coding sequence ATGCAACAAGTCACAACGTTATCTCTCGCTTCACTGCTGATGCTGAGTGCTTTCACTGCGTTTGCGGCAGAGCTTGGGAGTGCGTCTGTGAATAACTGGCATCAGGATGACCCTTCCATGAGAAGGATACACGATCAGCAGGCGATGTTTGATGGCGTGAAATTAACCGAGCAACAGCGGCAACAAATGCGCGATTTGATGTATCAAGGGCGTCAGGAGATTCCGGCGTTTAATGTGAAAGATGTTGAAACCATGCATAACCTGGTGACGAACAGCACCTTTGATGAAGCTGCGGTTCGCCAGCAGATTACTAAGATGATGGAAGTACAGATTGAACGTCAGGTGCAAATGACGCGCGTGCGCAATCAAATGTACAACCTGTTGACGCCAGAACAGAAAAGTATTCTGGAGCAGAAACATCAGCAACGAATGCAACAAATGGAGCGGCAAATCTCGATGTTAAATCAGATGCCGATGCCATCGTCAGGCACCACAGTTAACCCTGAGTAG
- the cpxR gene encoding envelope stress response regulator transcription factor CpxR: MNKILLVDDDKELTSLLRELLEMEGFNVVVAYDGEQALSALDSTIDLLLLDVMMPKKNGIDTLKEVRQQHQTPVIMLTARGSELDRVLGLELGADDYLPKPFNDRELVARIRAILRRSNWTDQQQAGENNAPTLEVDGLRLNPGRQEASFDDTVLDLTGTEFTLLYLLAQRLGQVVSREHLSQEVLGKRLTPFDRAIDMHISNLRRKLPERKDGLPWFKTLRGRGYLMVSAA, translated from the coding sequence ATGAATAAGATCCTGCTGGTTGATGACGATAAAGAGCTAACGTCCTTACTGAGAGAACTGCTCGAAATGGAAGGATTTAATGTCGTGGTCGCCTATGATGGCGAGCAGGCGTTAAGCGCCTTGGATAGTACAATTGACCTGCTTTTACTCGATGTGATGATGCCGAAAAAGAATGGCATCGACACACTAAAAGAAGTGCGGCAACAACATCAGACGCCGGTGATTATGTTGACCGCGCGTGGCAGTGAACTGGATCGGGTACTCGGTTTGGAGTTGGGCGCGGACGATTATCTGCCGAAACCCTTTAACGACCGTGAACTGGTGGCGCGTATCCGAGCCATCTTGCGCCGTTCAAATTGGACAGATCAGCAACAGGCCGGCGAAAACAATGCGCCGACGCTGGAAGTTGACGGTCTGCGGCTCAATCCCGGACGTCAGGAAGCCAGCTTCGACGATACCGTGCTGGATCTGACGGGGACGGAATTCACGCTGCTCTATCTGCTGGCCCAACGGCTGGGTCAGGTGGTTTCACGTGAACACCTGAGTCAGGAAGTGCTGGGTAAGCGCCTGACGCCCTTTGACCGCGCCATAGATATGCATATCTCCAATCTGCGCCGTAAGTTGCCAGAGCGCAAAGACGGGTTGCCCTGGTTTAAAACCTTGCGCGGACGGGGTTACCTGATGGTATCCGCTGCATGA
- the cpxA gene encoding envelope stress sensor histidine kinase CpxA, with translation MINSLTARIFAIFWLTLALVLMLVLMVPKLDSRQLTALLESEERQGVMLEQHIEADLANTPANDLRWWLRLFWVIEKWAPPGQRLLLVTSEGRVLGAQKNETQIVRNFIGLSDNADHPQKKKYGRVELLGPFSIRDGEDHYQLYLIRPASSPQSDFINLLFDRPLLLLIFTMLISSPLLLWLAWSLAKPARKLKHAADEVARGDLRQHPELESGPPEFQATGVSFNQMVSALERMVTAQQRLLSDISHELRTPLTRLQLATALLRRRQGEGNELSRIEMETQRLDSMINDLLVLSRNQHKNELTREFLRADELWGDVLDDAAFEAEQMGKTLEVTYPPGPWTLFGNPNALDSALENIVRNALRYSHHHIAVAFAVDNQGITIKVDDDGPGVSPEDREQIFRPFYRTDEARDRESGGTGLGLAIVETAITQHKGWVKAEDSPLGGLRLVIWLPLDQR, from the coding sequence ATGATTAATAGCCTGACCGCGCGCATTTTCGCTATTTTCTGGCTAACGCTGGCTTTGGTTCTCATGCTGGTGCTGATGGTGCCCAAGCTGGATTCCCGTCAACTGACGGCGCTACTGGAAAGTGAAGAGCGGCAAGGCGTTATGCTGGAACAGCATATTGAAGCCGATCTAGCCAACACTCCCGCCAACGATTTGCGCTGGTGGCTGAGGCTGTTCTGGGTCATTGAGAAATGGGCGCCGCCGGGGCAGCGCCTCTTGCTGGTCACCAGCGAAGGACGAGTGCTGGGCGCTCAGAAGAATGAGACGCAAATTGTACGCAACTTTATCGGTCTGTCCGACAACGCCGATCATCCGCAGAAGAAAAAGTACGGCCGGGTTGAACTGCTGGGGCCGTTCTCCATCAGGGACGGCGAAGACCACTATCAGCTTTACCTGATACGTCCGGCCAGCAGTCCTCAGTCAGATTTTATTAATCTGCTGTTCGACCGGCCGCTGCTGTTGCTGATTTTCACCATGTTAATCAGCTCCCCCTTGTTGTTGTGGCTCGCCTGGAGCCTTGCTAAACCAGCCCGTAAACTGAAACACGCGGCTGACGAGGTCGCCCGTGGCGATCTACGTCAACATCCTGAACTGGAATCAGGACCACCGGAATTTCAGGCTACCGGCGTCAGCTTTAACCAGATGGTCAGCGCGCTTGAACGTATGGTGACGGCGCAGCAGCGCCTGCTGTCGGACATTTCACACGAGTTGCGTACTCCGCTCACCCGCTTGCAACTTGCCACCGCGCTCTTGCGCAGACGGCAGGGAGAGGGGAACGAGCTTAGTCGCATCGAGATGGAAACCCAGCGGCTCGACAGCATGATCAACGACCTGCTGGTTCTGTCACGAAACCAGCACAAGAATGAGTTGACCCGTGAATTTTTGCGGGCGGACGAACTGTGGGGCGACGTGCTGGACGATGCGGCGTTTGAAGCAGAGCAAATGGGGAAAACGCTGGAGGTCACCTATCCCCCCGGCCCGTGGACACTCTTCGGCAACCCGAACGCGCTCGACAGCGCGCTGGAGAATATTGTGCGCAACGCGCTGCGTTATTCCCATCATCACATTGCTGTCGCCTTCGCCGTCGATAACCAGGGTATCACCATCAAAGTTGACGATGACGGCCCTGGCGTCAGCCCGGAAGATCGCGAGCAAATTTTCCGGCCTTTTTACCGCACCGATGAGGCCCGCGATCGCGAATCTGGCGGTACGGGCCTGGGATTGGCGATTGTCGAGACGGCAATTACCCAGCACAAAGGCTGGGTGAAAGCTGAAGATAGCCCGCTGGGTGGCTTGCGGTTAGTGATCTGGCTTCCTCTGGATCAGCGATAG
- a CDS encoding tRNA (cytidine(34)-2'-O)-methyltransferase, whose product MFHIALYEPQIAPNTGNIIRLAANNGCSLHLIEPLGFDFEEKKLRRAGLDYHDLANVSRHNNYQDFLAAVTGRRIFACTTKGSCPYDQPAYAPGDVLLFGSETAGLPDAIRNGFSADFRIRIPMQPDSRSLNLSNAVAIISYEAWRQNGFGGRS is encoded by the coding sequence ATGTTTCATATTGCGCTCTATGAGCCACAAATCGCCCCAAATACCGGAAACATTATCCGTCTGGCCGCCAACAACGGTTGCAGCCTTCACCTGATTGAACCGCTGGGTTTCGATTTTGAAGAAAAGAAGCTGCGCCGGGCAGGGCTGGATTACCACGATCTGGCTAACGTCAGCCGCCATAATAACTATCAGGACTTTCTGGCCGCGGTCACAGGAAGACGCATTTTCGCCTGTACTACCAAAGGTAGCTGTCCGTACGATCAGCCCGCATATGCTCCGGGTGATGTTTTGCTGTTTGGTTCGGAAACGGCGGGTTTGCCCGATGCAATCCGTAACGGTTTCTCAGCGGATTTTCGTATTCGAATCCCAATGCAGCCAGACAGCCGTAGCCTGAACCTGTCCAACGCGGTGGCGATTATCAGCTATGAAGCCTGGCGGCAGAACGGTTTTGGCGGTCGTTCCTGA